CTCCCTGATTGCAGCCGAAATCAAGCACGTCCGCATTGGACAGGTTGGTTTCGTCGATGGCATCGATCATTTCGCACCAGATCCAGGTGTGCTCCTCCGTCATTGCATCTTCTTCGGACGGGAGGCTGGACCAGTTTTCGATCAGATTTGTTTCCACGGTCATACCTATGCCTTTGCTTCCAGGTCTTTCAGGAGCGCACGGAAAACCTTGCGTGCGTTACCTGGGTGTCTGACTTTCCTGACCGATTTCAGGTTGGACAGCTCGTTTCCGACGACGATCAGGCCGACCATTCCCCACTCGTAGTGGGGAACGCAGATATGTCCGTAAATACCCGGAACCGTGAATTCGACCGTCAGGTTTTCGTCGACGGCACCGTTCCAGGGCGCTGCACCGTCCGGGATCATGCCGCGCTTGGACGCCGAGTTGTGGCCCGCATCCGTTGGCACGAA
This region of uncultured Roseibium sp. genomic DNA includes:
- a CDS encoding pseudoazurin, giving the protein MLTRREFILSAAAMAGTGSALACPVPAVSGAQHGVLMLNAACGNPDAPNVFEPAILRINPGDSVTFVPTDAGHNSASKRGMIPDGAAPWNGAVDENLTVEFTVPGIYGHICVPHYEWGMVGLIVVGNELSNLKSVRKVRHPGNARKVFRALLKDLEAKA